A genomic window from Terriglobia bacterium includes:
- a CDS encoding LLM class flavin-dependent oxidoreductase, whose product MRDKLVNFGIGCLLDTNFGPFNQPVPGRERVKKATDQLVEEGVLAEQVGFEGVFVPESHMRTETIFPNPLMLLAALSGRTSRLRLATYALIPTYGWNPMHLAESTALVDQLSKGRLTLVVAQGLVEESFRMFGVDPKKKLSTFVESIEILKKAWTSHDPFSFAGKRFQFDNVFLTPKPYQQDPHPTIWGGGLSDAAIQRVGTYATGWCSTPFPIRKDVWDWQVKLFRDEARAHGVENPKIVLMRDGFVAKSREEAERICSSAYMPEWLYYFDAGVLSQQDPTIQGRSDVSIANMRRHLVVGSPADCVEAIERFRTEYQADYIVMRFRSAWGPSREETRRCMERFGESVLSRFR is encoded by the coding sequence ATGCGAGACAAACTGGTAAATTTCGGAATTGGATGCCTGCTGGACACGAACTTCGGGCCGTTCAACCAGCCGGTGCCTGGGCGCGAGCGCGTCAAGAAGGCCACGGACCAACTCGTTGAGGAAGGCGTGCTAGCCGAGCAGGTGGGATTTGAAGGGGTGTTCGTTCCGGAAAGTCACATGCGCACGGAGACCATTTTTCCGAATCCGCTGATGCTGCTGGCGGCGCTGTCGGGCCGGACCAGTCGGCTGCGGTTGGCCACCTACGCGCTGATTCCGACCTACGGCTGGAATCCCATGCATCTTGCGGAGTCCACGGCGCTGGTGGACCAGCTTTCGAAAGGGCGTCTGACGTTGGTGGTGGCGCAAGGGCTGGTGGAGGAATCGTTCCGGATGTTCGGGGTGGACCCGAAGAAGAAGCTCTCGACGTTTGTCGAATCGATCGAGATTCTGAAGAAGGCTTGGACCTCGCACGATCCATTCAGTTTTGCCGGGAAGCGCTTTCAGTTCGACAACGTCTTCCTCACGCCGAAGCCGTATCAGCAGGACCCGCACCCGACGATCTGGGGCGGCGGGCTTAGCGATGCGGCCATCCAGCGTGTGGGAACGTATGCGACGGGCTGGTGCAGCACGCCGTTTCCGATCAGGAAAGACGTGTGGGACTGGCAAGTGAAGCTGTTCCGGGACGAGGCGCGCGCGCACGGCGTGGAGAACCCGAAGATTGTTCTGATGCGCGACGGGTTCGTGGCCAAAAGTAGGGAAGAGGCGGAGCGCATCTGCAGCAGCGCGTACATGCCGGAATGGCTGTACTACTTCGATGCCGGGGTGCTCAGCCAGCAGGATCCTACGATTCAGGGGCGCAGCGACGTATCTATTGCCAATATGCGGCGGCATCTGGTGGTGGGCAGCCCAGCGGACTGCGTGGAGGCCATCGAGCGCTTCCGCACGGAGTATCAGGCGGATTACATCGTGATGCGCTTCCGCTCGGCGTGGGGCCCATCGCGCGAGGAAACTCGGCGCTGCATGGAACGGTTCGGCGAATCGGTGCTCAGCCGCTTTCGCTGA
- a CDS encoding hydantoinase B/oxoprolinase family protein — translation MALDISFLLNRRYKPEPITVRQARAIQLVSHEDYSIFTQRLASACEEGKEILIRLGISGPLQSGDVCLSFHTAEGDLALAEMGTFLHAITAAVPMKFVLKHYRDEPTVGIHDGDVFFCNEAVYGGLHNPDQIVFLPVFYEGELIAWVSSAGHEPETGATEPGGQPADARDRYAEGLKVPPVRIGEKFRLRRDMIEFFENMVRYPEMIAIDTAVKLSSCLRLRTRLLEIAEERGKEFVIGLCRKVIEDSAVAARQRVKSLPDGKYRCVTFLDTYGPAEALIRVPCTLIKKDDSMVADFSGASPELPGPYNAFEHIIYAHLTCMLFQYYFSDLPGSSGTLVPFDVTCPKDSFLNANSQAAISSCTAMAPITGNTFMLCLNKAMYAANQPEISANIAVPPGASVRAFFFGGINQFGKEVAGVSLRPGNTAGIGARPDKDGVDCGSFWWVGRGNAVDVEHEELLYPYMGEYCNFAPDNSGPGKFRGGSSLTYGIRMHNTPAFYVQTFGLASRFPANPGLFGGYAANVRPGIRIVRADWKKLDENAKVPPPRNDFELLRVARELGMEVQLTPIQIPGSLFKEGDFVGVVGSGASGYGDVLEREPEAVARDVVRGIVTRWTAEHVYCVELREDGTLDKEATEKRHSEERRKRLAEAKPYEEFVREFSRLQPPAEALKFYGTWPIPQDKHKELEIEEVTT, via the coding sequence ATGGCCCTGGACATCAGTTTTCTGCTGAACCGGCGGTATAAGCCGGAACCGATCACGGTGCGGCAGGCGCGGGCCATCCAGCTTGTTTCGCACGAGGACTACAGCATCTTCACACAGAGGCTGGCGAGCGCCTGCGAGGAAGGGAAGGAGATCCTGATCCGGCTGGGAATCTCCGGGCCGCTGCAGTCCGGGGATGTATGCCTGAGTTTTCACACGGCGGAGGGCGACCTGGCGCTGGCGGAAATGGGCACGTTTCTGCACGCTATCACCGCGGCCGTGCCGATGAAGTTCGTGCTGAAGCATTATCGCGATGAGCCCACGGTGGGGATCCACGACGGCGACGTGTTCTTCTGCAATGAGGCGGTGTATGGCGGGCTGCATAATCCCGACCAGATCGTCTTTTTGCCCGTGTTTTATGAAGGAGAACTCATCGCCTGGGTCTCTTCCGCCGGGCACGAGCCAGAAACCGGAGCGACCGAACCCGGGGGGCAGCCGGCCGACGCGCGCGACCGCTACGCCGAGGGATTGAAGGTGCCTCCGGTGCGCATCGGGGAAAAGTTTCGGCTGCGGCGGGACATGATCGAGTTTTTCGAGAACATGGTGCGCTATCCGGAGATGATTGCCATCGACACGGCGGTGAAGCTGTCGTCATGCCTGCGGCTGCGCACGCGGCTGCTGGAGATCGCCGAGGAGCGGGGCAAGGAGTTCGTGATCGGGCTGTGCCGCAAGGTGATCGAGGACAGCGCGGTGGCCGCGCGGCAGCGGGTGAAGAGCCTGCCCGACGGGAAGTATCGCTGCGTGACTTTTCTGGATACTTATGGCCCGGCGGAAGCTCTGATCCGTGTGCCGTGCACCCTGATCAAGAAAGATGATTCGATGGTGGCGGATTTCTCCGGAGCGTCGCCGGAATTGCCCGGCCCGTACAACGCCTTCGAGCACATCATTTACGCGCACCTGACGTGCATGCTCTTCCAGTATTACTTCTCGGATCTGCCCGGCAGCTCGGGGACGCTGGTGCCCTTCGACGTCACCTGTCCGAAGGACTCCTTCCTTAACGCCAATTCGCAAGCGGCCATCTCTAGCTGCACGGCCATGGCACCGATCACCGGAAACACTTTCATGCTTTGTCTGAACAAGGCCATGTACGCTGCGAATCAGCCGGAGATTTCAGCGAATATCGCGGTGCCGCCCGGGGCCAGCGTGCGCGCATTTTTCTTCGGAGGGATCAACCAGTTCGGCAAGGAAGTGGCGGGCGTTTCTCTCCGGCCCGGCAACACTGCGGGAATCGGCGCCCGTCCGGACAAGGACGGCGTGGATTGCGGTTCGTTCTGGTGGGTGGGGCGTGGCAACGCGGTGGATGTGGAGCATGAAGAGCTGCTCTATCCCTACATGGGGGAGTACTGCAATTTTGCGCCCGATAATTCCGGGCCGGGGAAATTCCGCGGGGGTTCGAGCTTGACCTACGGCATCCGGATGCACAACACGCCGGCGTTTTATGTACAGACGTTCGGTCTGGCCAGCCGCTTCCCGGCGAATCCGGGGCTGTTCGGGGGCTACGCTGCCAATGTGCGGCCGGGGATCCGCATTGTGAGGGCGGACTGGAAGAAGCTGGACGAGAATGCCAAGGTTCCGCCTCCGCGCAACGACTTCGAACTGTTGCGCGTGGCGCGGGAGCTAGGCATGGAGGTGCAGCTCACGCCCATCCAGATTCCCGGGTCGCTGTTCAAGGAAGGGGACTTCGTGGGAGTGGTGGGGTCCGGAGCTTCCGGGTACGGGGATGTGCTGGAGCGCGAGCCGGAGGCCGTGGCGCGGGATGTGGTGCGGGGAATCGTCACGCGGTGGACGGCGGAGCATGTCTATTGCGTGGAGTTGCGCGAGGACGGCACGCTGGACAAGGAGGCCACCGAAAAGCGCCACAGCGAAGAGCGGCGGAAACGGCTGGCCGAGGCCAAGCCATACGAGGAGTTCGTGCGGGAGTTTTCGCGATTGCAGCCTCCCGCGGAAGCGCTGAAGTTTTACGGTACGTGGCCCATTCCCCAAGACAAGCATAAAGAGCTGGAGATCGAAGAGGTCACCACCTGA
- a CDS encoding substrate-binding domain-containing protein: MKKLRIVVSLPNDNAYQREQGVVAKSAGERLGLDLQVIHADDDSITQSQQLLEIIQSSPEARPSAFLVEPMTRTGLRLVAEAAVAAGIAWVISNNDVDYVKQLRKSPLVPVFTVTQAQHEIGRLQGKQLAALLPQGGSALYIQGPSMSSVAAQRHEGMESTKPRNVQLTALRSKWSEEGACQSVGTWLRLATSRAEKFDLVAGHSHELALGARKAFQNIDNQEQKKRWLGLPFVGIGISSQVKPLVDEHVLAAAVITSLTMELALRMLVRAIETQVQPPECTFVETSSYPELEKLKARR; this comes from the coding sequence ATGAAAAAACTGCGAATCGTCGTTTCACTTCCCAATGACAACGCGTACCAGCGCGAGCAGGGAGTGGTCGCGAAGTCAGCCGGAGAACGCCTGGGGCTCGATCTGCAAGTCATCCACGCCGACGATGATTCCATAACTCAAAGCCAGCAGTTACTGGAAATAATCCAATCCAGTCCGGAAGCCCGGCCCAGCGCATTTTTGGTTGAGCCCATGACCCGAACGGGGCTGCGCCTTGTCGCCGAAGCGGCGGTTGCAGCGGGGATTGCATGGGTGATAAGTAACAACGATGTTGATTATGTCAAGCAACTCCGCAAGAGCCCCCTGGTTCCAGTATTCACGGTGACCCAAGCACAACACGAAATTGGCCGGCTTCAAGGCAAACAGCTTGCCGCACTGTTGCCTCAGGGGGGATCTGCCTTATACATTCAGGGGCCGAGCATGAGTTCCGTTGCGGCCCAGCGACACGAGGGCATGGAAAGCACCAAGCCGCGGAATGTGCAGCTAACAGCGCTCCGGAGTAAATGGAGCGAGGAGGGCGCTTGTCAAAGTGTAGGCACCTGGCTGCGGTTGGCGACTTCGCGCGCAGAAAAGTTTGACTTGGTGGCCGGCCACTCTCATGAACTTGCGTTAGGGGCCAGGAAGGCATTCCAAAATATCGACAATCAAGAACAGAAGAAAAGATGGCTAGGATTGCCATTCGTCGGCATTGGTATTTCAAGCCAAGTGAAACCTTTGGTAGACGAGCACGTCCTGGCCGCCGCCGTGATCACATCACTCACTATGGAACTTGCTCTTAGGATGTTGGTTCGCGCAATCGAAACACAAGTCCAGCCGCCCGAATGCACCTTCGTGGAAACGTCGTCATATCCCGAGTTGGAGAAACTGAAGGCAAGGCGATAA
- a CDS encoding SDR family oxidoreductase, translated as MKFTGKVAVVTGAARGMGRTDCLALATEGASVVASDICHDMSAVPYSLAKKSELDETVEMVRAQGGKAIAVVADVTKAADASNLMETAVREFGRLDILVNNAGVALIGVPVQDVTEEQWDRMMNVNAKGPWLCSKYAVPHLIKQRGGRIINMSSHCGLVGIATLAPYNCSKHAVVGLTRTLAVELAPHGITVNAICPAAVNTPMLNESYKLLGITHEQAEQEWGGSGLASGVIPPEDISKIVVWLASEDARYITGRSLLVGASTGLIP; from the coding sequence GTGAAATTCACAGGGAAAGTGGCTGTGGTCACTGGAGCGGCCCGCGGCATGGGCCGGACGGATTGCCTAGCGCTGGCGACCGAGGGTGCGTCGGTCGTCGCCAGCGACATTTGTCACGACATGTCCGCTGTCCCGTATTCGCTCGCGAAGAAAAGCGAGCTGGATGAAACTGTGGAAATGGTAAGGGCCCAGGGTGGCAAGGCGATCGCCGTTGTTGCCGACGTCACCAAGGCTGCGGACGCCAGCAATCTGATGGAGACAGCGGTCCGGGAGTTCGGGCGGCTGGACATTCTGGTGAACAACGCCGGCGTGGCGCTGATCGGCGTGCCGGTGCAGGACGTCACCGAAGAGCAGTGGGACCGGATGATGAACGTGAACGCCAAGGGGCCGTGGCTGTGCTCCAAATATGCGGTGCCGCACCTAATCAAGCAGCGCGGCGGCCGGATCATCAACATGTCGTCGCACTGCGGGCTGGTGGGGATCGCCACGCTGGCGCCGTATAACTGCTCGAAGCACGCGGTAGTGGGGTTGACGCGGACGCTGGCCGTGGAACTGGCGCCACATGGCATCACCGTGAACGCCATCTGCCCCGCCGCGGTGAATACGCCCATGCTCAATGAAAGCTACAAGCTGCTGGGGATCACGCACGAGCAGGCGGAGCAGGAGTGGGGCGGAAGCGGGCTGGCGAGCGGCGTCATTCCGCCGGAAGATATCTCCAAGATCGTTGTGTGGCTGGCGTCCGAGGACGCGCGATACATCACTGGGCGCAGCCTGCTGGTGGGAGCGTCCACTGGATTGATTCCGTAG
- a CDS encoding acyl--CoA ligase, producing the protein MSAILKSWGRHTIVDLLRETARSSPQRAFLRFAGREISYGEMEQASAEFARVLQAAGAGHGSRVAIAMANRPAFLAAFLGILRCGATAVPLNTSYKADEYLYALDHAGCCVVVTEATFATALAGVCKRTRTPVPLFLASDDAALQFRAQDGSMPAQRSGVAEPQLAPEDIAGIFYTSGTTARPKGVMITHGNLLYSAEVTIRCLSLCSEDVPALAFPLFHANSLFYGVLTAIVLGGTIGLLPGFSVSRYWEQVGEAGATWTPGITGPLMRLLLRQAKSAEEGQHKLRFAVGGTFLSLEEVEEFTARFGVRLFPAWSMTETVSLGTLHPNLRALPIPTTTAIGFPTLGQEIRVVREDGSDVAPGEPGEILYRSPSLFAGYLNDPEATRNAFTAEGWLRTGDLARMDGSGYLSFVDRKKDMIKTRGENVAAAEVERVLNEHPGVLESAVIGVRSEDGLLGERVEAYVVKSNRAEVDAEELRRWTAEKLADFKVPQVIHFVEMLPKTPLGKIQRQELRKTRAPSAAGD; encoded by the coding sequence ATGAGTGCGATCCTAAAAAGCTGGGGCCGACACACGATCGTGGATCTGTTGCGGGAGACCGCGCGGAGCTCTCCGCAGAGGGCCTTCTTACGTTTTGCGGGGCGCGAGATTAGCTACGGCGAAATGGAGCAGGCTTCGGCGGAGTTTGCCAGGGTATTGCAGGCCGCCGGAGCGGGCCACGGCAGCCGGGTGGCGATTGCCATGGCTAACCGGCCCGCTTTTCTTGCAGCGTTTCTGGGAATCCTGCGCTGCGGCGCGACCGCGGTGCCGCTGAACACTTCCTACAAGGCCGACGAATATCTGTATGCGCTGGATCATGCGGGCTGCTGCGTGGTTGTGACGGAGGCGACGTTCGCAACCGCGCTCGCCGGCGTCTGCAAACGCACTCGGACGCCTGTTCCGCTGTTTCTGGCGAGCGACGACGCGGCGCTGCAATTCCGCGCGCAGGATGGAAGCATGCCCGCGCAGAGGAGCGGGGTGGCCGAGCCGCAACTCGCTCCGGAGGATATCGCCGGCATCTTTTATACCTCCGGGACGACGGCGCGGCCGAAGGGCGTGATGATCACGCACGGCAACCTGCTGTATTCGGCCGAGGTGACGATCCGGTGCCTGAGCCTTTGTTCGGAGGACGTGCCGGCGCTGGCGTTTCCCCTGTTTCACGCGAATTCGCTCTTCTATGGCGTGCTCACGGCCATTGTGCTCGGAGGCACGATCGGACTGCTGCCGGGTTTTTCCGTGTCGCGCTACTGGGAACAGGTCGGCGAAGCGGGGGCCACTTGGACGCCGGGTATTACCGGGCCGCTGATGCGCCTGCTGTTGCGCCAGGCGAAGAGCGCGGAGGAAGGACAGCACAAGCTGCGCTTTGCGGTGGGCGGAACGTTTCTCAGCCTGGAAGAGGTAGAAGAGTTCACGGCGCGTTTCGGGGTGAGACTATTTCCCGCCTGGAGCATGACAGAGACAGTCAGCCTAGGCACGTTGCATCCAAATCTGCGTGCGCTGCCCATTCCGACGACCACGGCCATCGGCTTTCCGACGCTGGGGCAGGAGATCCGTGTGGTGCGGGAGGACGGCTCCGACGTTGCGCCGGGGGAGCCGGGCGAGATTCTCTACCGCTCGCCCAGCCTGTTCGCCGGCTACCTGAACGATCCGGAAGCGACGCGCAATGCCTTCACCGCAGAAGGCTGGCTGCGCACGGGCGACCTGGCGCGCATGGATGGCAGCGGGTATCTGAGCTTCGTGGACCGCAAGAAGGACATGATCAAGACGCGGGGCGAGAACGTGGCCGCCGCTGAGGTCGAGCGTGTGCTCAACGAACACCCGGGCGTCCTGGAGTCCGCGGTGATCGGGGTACGCTCCGAAGACGGGCTGCTGGGCGAGCGCGTGGAAGCCTATGTGGTAAAGAGCAATCGCGCCGAAGTGGATGCCGAGGAGCTTCGCCGGTGGACGGCGGAGAAGCTGGCGGACTTTAAGGTGCCGCAGGTGATCCACTTCGTGGAAATGCTGCCCAAGACGCCGCTGGGGAAAATCCAGCGGCAGGAATTGCGAAAGACGCGTGCGCCTTCTGCTGCGGGGGATTGA
- a CDS encoding nuclear transport factor 2 family protein, whose translation MSSPIEERLQQMEARVRNLENIEEVRRVLGQYCKALDARDAQAMGGLLSRDVQLVVVPWNVDIKGHKGVMEFFVQYFRSDWKEPRHNCANESITPEGEGYHSFCYFHETLARGEDSVMGWGTWEDRFVLEEGRWKIGRRLITVMALTPITRGWAMADKIMPL comes from the coding sequence GTGAGCTCACCGATTGAAGAACGGCTGCAGCAGATGGAAGCGCGGGTGCGCAACTTGGAGAACATCGAAGAGGTGCGCCGGGTGCTGGGTCAGTATTGCAAGGCGCTGGATGCGCGCGACGCGCAGGCCATGGGTGGACTGCTGAGCCGCGATGTGCAACTGGTGGTCGTTCCCTGGAATGTGGACATCAAGGGGCATAAGGGGGTCATGGAGTTTTTCGTGCAGTACTTCCGGTCGGATTGGAAGGAGCCGCGGCACAACTGCGCCAACGAAAGCATCACCCCCGAGGGCGAGGGGTATCACTCGTTCTGCTATTTCCACGAAACGCTTGCGCGCGGGGAGGATTCGGTGATGGGCTGGGGCACGTGGGAAGATCGCTTCGTCCTCGAGGAGGGGCGCTGGAAGATCGGGCGGCGGCTAATCACGGTCATGGCGCTGACGCCGATCACGCGGGGCTGGGCGATGGCGGACAAGATCATGCCGCTATGA
- a CDS encoding LLM class flavin-dependent oxidoreductase — protein MRDRLEKFSIGYMPDTNFGQYGRPEPDAETIKGCVDQLVAEALLAEQAGFEGVFIPERHMRTETMFPNPLILLATLATLTKRVRLGTYALVPTYGWDPMHLAESSALIDQLSGGRLSLVLAMGVLQDSWRMFGVDGKYRLSRFLECVEVLKKAWTSHEPFSFHGKHFHYDNVYLTPKPYQQDPHPTLWGGGQAAPAIKRCGTFASGWCGDPFPLNMETWNRQTDAFREEARANGVENPKVILMRDGFVADSRAEAEKIYGEAFVAEMLYYYDLGILAHHDPNIQSRSDVTMQKLRQSLVIGSPKDCIEALEMYRDQYRVDYVVMRFRMPLGPSWEATRNCIRMFGETVLPHFHGGR, from the coding sequence ATGCGAGATCGGCTGGAGAAGTTTTCCATCGGCTATATGCCGGACACGAACTTCGGGCAGTATGGACGGCCGGAACCCGATGCCGAGACCATCAAGGGTTGCGTGGACCAGCTCGTGGCCGAGGCGCTGCTGGCGGAGCAGGCGGGGTTTGAAGGGGTCTTCATTCCGGAGCGTCACATGCGGACGGAGACTATGTTTCCCAATCCGCTCATTCTTCTTGCCACTCTGGCGACTCTCACGAAGCGTGTGCGCCTGGGAACTTACGCTCTTGTCCCCACCTACGGTTGGGATCCGATGCACCTGGCGGAATCGTCCGCGTTGATCGATCAGCTCTCCGGAGGTAGGCTCAGCCTGGTGCTGGCCATGGGCGTGCTGCAGGATTCCTGGCGCATGTTCGGGGTGGACGGCAAGTACCGGCTGTCGCGCTTTCTGGAATGCGTCGAGGTGCTCAAGAAGGCCTGGACGTCGCACGAACCCTTCAGCTTCCACGGCAAGCATTTTCACTACGACAACGTCTATCTGACGCCCAAGCCCTACCAGCAGGATCCGCATCCGACGCTGTGGGGCGGCGGGCAGGCGGCGCCGGCGATCAAACGTTGCGGCACCTTCGCCAGCGGATGGTGCGGAGATCCTTTCCCGCTGAACATGGAGACTTGGAACCGGCAGACGGATGCGTTCCGGGAAGAGGCGCGGGCCAACGGCGTGGAAAACCCGAAGGTCATCCTGATGCGCGATGGGTTTGTGGCCGACAGCCGGGCAGAGGCAGAAAAGATCTACGGCGAAGCGTTTGTCGCCGAAATGCTGTACTACTACGACCTAGGGATCCTCGCGCATCACGACCCGAACATCCAGTCGCGCAGCGACGTGACCATGCAGAAGCTGCGACAGTCGCTGGTGATCGGCAGCCCGAAGGACTGCATCGAGGCGCTGGAGATGTACCGCGACCAGTATCGCGTGGACTATGTGGTGATGCGCTTTCGGATGCCGCTGGGGCCGTCCTGGGAAGCCACGCGGAATTGCATCCGGATGTTCGGGGAGACTGTTCTTCCGCATTTTCACGGCGGCCGTTAG
- a CDS encoding sodium:solute symporter, translating to MLAASAVAITHRTLAPVDLTIIGIYFLIVFGIGFYFSRKERTSEDYFLASRNVGWFAIGASLFVSNISTEHFIGLAGSGASSGLAVGHFEWLACLILLILGWVFVPFYLRSNVFTMPEFLERRFNRHCATYLASISIIAYIFTKISVHLYAAAIVLERVVGWSPLTAAVILVIATGVYTIAGGLAAVIYTDLVQTLILIAGAVILTVIGMDKIGGFAGLRAAVPADYFHMIKPAANSEFPWTGIFFGAPILGIWYWCTDQVIVQRVLSAKDEGHAKAGTIFAGFLKILPVFILVLPGLIAFALYPALFHLDHGHVTNGDIAYPTLIVNLLPVGLVGLMIAALLAALMGAMSSVFNSASTMVTLDFYKKFRPQATEVQLVFFGRIATGVMVVLGILWVPFIHLLSAQLYIYLQSVQAYISPPIAACFIFGILWPRLNGQGAISSLLFGFVLGATRFVLEVLDKTHHFTSPLVRWTVDMNFLHYAIFMLVVCAAVLVGVSLLYPAPSRQKIAGLTFATMNQKLETTDLRTVYLAKETRREHTLNLAFTALLIAAVLGLWIYFR from the coding sequence ATGCTTGCAGCTTCGGCGGTGGCCATCACCCACAGGACTCTCGCCCCTGTGGACCTTACAATCATCGGAATCTACTTCCTGATCGTCTTCGGCATTGGCTTCTATTTTTCGCGGAAGGAGCGCACCTCGGAAGACTATTTTCTGGCGAGCCGTAACGTGGGCTGGTTCGCGATCGGCGCCTCGCTCTTCGTGTCGAACATTTCGACTGAGCATTTCATCGGGCTGGCGGGCTCCGGAGCGAGCTCCGGCCTGGCCGTCGGACACTTCGAATGGCTGGCGTGCCTGATTCTTCTGATTCTCGGCTGGGTCTTCGTCCCCTTTTATTTGCGCTCGAATGTTTTCACCATGCCGGAATTTCTGGAGCGGCGCTTCAACCGGCACTGCGCCACCTACCTCGCCAGCATTTCCATCATCGCCTACATCTTCACCAAGATTTCCGTGCACCTCTACGCCGCCGCCATCGTCCTCGAGCGCGTCGTCGGCTGGAGCCCTCTCACCGCCGCCGTCATTCTGGTCATCGCCACCGGCGTTTATACCATCGCCGGCGGCCTCGCCGCAGTCATCTACACCGACCTGGTACAGACCCTGATCCTCATCGCCGGCGCCGTCATCCTCACCGTCATCGGCATGGACAAAATCGGCGGCTTCGCCGGCCTGCGCGCCGCCGTCCCCGCCGATTACTTTCACATGATAAAGCCCGCCGCCAATTCGGAATTCCCCTGGACGGGTATCTTCTTCGGCGCGCCCATCCTCGGCATCTGGTACTGGTGCACCGACCAGGTCATCGTGCAGCGTGTACTCTCCGCCAAGGATGAGGGCCACGCCAAAGCCGGCACCATCTTCGCCGGCTTCCTGAAGATCCTCCCGGTGTTCATCCTGGTCCTCCCCGGCCTCATCGCTTTCGCCCTCTACCCGGCCCTTTTCCATCTCGATCACGGCCACGTCACCAACGGCGACATTGCCTATCCCACGCTCATCGTCAACCTCCTCCCCGTCGGCCTCGTCGGCCTGATGATCGCCGCGCTTCTGGCCGCCCTCATGGGCGCCATGAGCTCGGTCTTCAACTCCGCCTCCACCATGGTCACCCTCGATTTCTACAAGAAGTTCCGCCCCCAGGCCACCGAGGTGCAGCTCGTCTTCTTCGGCCGCATCGCCACCGGCGTCATGGTCGTTCTCGGCATTCTCTGGGTGCCCTTCATTCACCTCCTCAGCGCCCAGCTCTACATCTATCTGCAGAGCGTGCAGGCCTACATCAGCCCGCCGATTGCGGCGTGCTTCATCTTTGGAATCCTATGGCCCCGCCTGAACGGACAAGGAGCAATCAGCTCGCTCCTTTTCGGCTTCGTGCTGGGGGCAACGCGCTTTGTTCTTGAGGTGCTGGATAAGACGCACCACTTCACGTCGCCGCTGGTGCGCTGGACCGTGGATATGAATTTCCTGCATTACGCCATTTTCATGTTGGTGGTGTGCGCGGCGGTGCTGGTCGGTGTGAGCCTGCTCTATCCGGCGCCGTCACGACAGAAGATCGCCGGATTGACTTTTGCCACCATGAATCAGAAGCTGGAAACTACGGATCTGCGCACGGTTTATCTCGCGAAGGAGACCCGCCGGGAACACACCTTGAATCTGGCGTTCACCGCGCTCCTGATCGCGGCCGTTTTGGGTCTGTGGATCTATTTCCGGTAG